Sequence from the Rhizobium sp. TH2 genome:
TCGGCATCCGAGATCGCCCGCAAGAAGCTCGATGGCGACATTGAGAGCGGCAAGCTCCAGAAGGGTGAGCGCCTGCCGCCGGCCGGGCTGACCACCGAACAGATCATCTTCTCGTCACCTGAAAACATCAACAAGCAGGAACAGCCTTCCGAGGGGCTCACGCTGCTCGAACGCATGGGCAAAGGCCTGCCGGACCTGCCGCCGGAAAAGACATTCACCGGCAAGCTTGATGACGCTTATGGCGCTTTCCAGCGCGGTCTCTACCTCTCGGCACTCAACATCGCGCTGCCCAAGGCGCAGCTCGGCGATGCTGCGTCGCAGACACTGGTCGCGGAATTGCTGAACAACGGCCTCGGCGTGCGCCGCAATCCGTCGGACGCGGTGTTCTGGTACGATCAGGCGGCCAAGGCGGGCGACCCCAATGCGCAGTACAAATATGCCCTGATGCTGCTCGAAGGCAAAGTCGTGAAGCAGGACCGCAAGGCGGCCGACGCGATGATGCGCAAGGCCGCCGAGGGCGGTAGCCGCGAGGCACAGTTCAATATCGCCCAGATCATGGTGGCGGCGGAACCGGGCGAACCCGGTCTCAAGAAGGCCCTTCCCTATTACGAAAAAGCGGCGGCCCAAGGCGTGCCGGATGCCCAATATGCTGTCTCGCAGCTCTACTGGCAGATGGACCTGCCGCGCGAAAAGCGCATGGAAGCGCGGTCCTGGCTGCTCAAGGCGGCACTTGCCGGGTTCGATACCGCTCAATACGACATGGCCGTCTGGCTGATCAACGGCATCGGCGGCGAACGGAATTTGGAGGAAGGATTCCGCTGGATGTCGATCGCCGCCAATCGCGGTCACGTCGTGGCGCAGAACAAGCTGGCCAAGCTCTATATCAATGCGATTGGCACAAGGCCCGATCCCGTCGAGGCGACGAAATGGTATGTCATCTCGCGCAAGGCCGGTCTCGCTGACCTCGAACTCGAGGACTTTTTCCTCGGGATCGACGAGACCACGCAGAAGGAAGGGATCGACCGCGCCGACGATTTCCTCGCCCAGAAAAGCTGAAGCCGCGAAAAAACTTGAAAAATCGCGGCGTTTGTGGTCTTGAGGCGCCAATCACGGGCCACAGGCCCGGCAATTTTCTCGGCCCCTTGCGGGGCCGCTTCAATTTGAAGGAACACCCATGGCCCGCTCCGCCCTTCTCAATGTGATGGTCCAGGCCGCGCTCAAGGCCGGCAAGTCACTGAGCCGCGATTTCGGCGAGGTCCAGAATCTCCAGGTCTCGCTCAAAGGTCCGGGCAACTACGTCACCCAGGCTGATCGCCGCGCCGAGCGGATCGTCAAGGAAGAGCTTCTCAAGGCCCGCCCGACCTATGGTTTCCTCGGCGAGGAGAGTGAAGAGATCAAGGGCACCGACGGCGCGCATCGCTGGATCGTCGATCCGCTCGACGGCACGACCAACTTCCTGCATGGCATCCCGCTGTTCGGTACCTCGATCGCGTTGGAGCGCTCGGGCGAGATTGTTGCCGGCGTGATCTACAATCCCGCGACGGACGACCTCTACACGGCCGAGAAGGGCGGCGGCGCCTTCGTTAACGATCGCCGCCTGCGCGTCTCCGCCCGCAAGAAACTTTCCGATTGCGTGATCGGCTGCGGCGTGCCGCATCTGGGCGGCGGCCAGCACGGCCGTTTCCTGGTCCAGCTTCGCCATGTCATGGGTGATGCGGCGGGTATCCGCAGCATGGGTGCCGCCGCGATCGACCTCGCCTATGTCGCGGCGGGGCGTCTCGACGGCTTCTGGCAGGAAGGTCTTTCGCCCTGGGATATCGCAGCCGGCATTATCCTGATCCGCGAGGCCGGTGGCTTCATATCGGGCATGAATGGCGAGACCGATTTCCTCGAAGGCGGCTCTGTTATCGCCGGCAACGAGCACATCCACAAGGCGCTGATCGACGTGGCGAACCGGCCGATCCCGAAGGCCTGAACCGATTCAAGATCTTTGAAAGAGTAGGCGCCCCGCGCCTACATCATCTGCGCCATCGTCTTGCGGCGCATGCAGCCCGAATAGCCGTCCTTTGCGGCTTTTTCCATATCCGACTGAACCGTCGTCGAGTTCGTCGTCACGGGATCGACCTTGGTCATTCTGGCGGCATCGTCCGTCTTGATCGCGTCTTCGGCGAAGGCGGGCATGGCGAAGGCGGCAAGCAAGGCCGCAGTCAAAACTGTCGTCTTCATCGCTGTTCTCCTCATGATTCGATTTCCGGGCCGGAGCCGGGCGGAATTTGACGGCCAAACCGGCGAAAAAGCCAGTCACCTTTGCGTGAGGCCGAGGGCGTCTCGCCAATCCTCAAGCAACGTCATTGCCCCGAAAGCCTTGGCTTTCGCGAAATGGCGATGGTCGGCCGTGACGAAAATGCCGTTCAGTTCCAAGGCCAGCGCGTGGTAAATGCTGTCATGCAGATCGGGATAGCCGGACTTTTCGTGTCCGCTGGTTGCGATCGTCTCCGCGCGCTGAAGGACCTTCAGAGACGGCTCTAGGAGGCGAAGGCCTGCCGATCGCTGGATGTCCAAGATGTGATATACGAACGCGAATGGGATGCCGAACCGCATGGCTACCGACATGACCTCGTATCGCAGGATATCGGGTGCCACGAGATCGATTTCCGCTTCGCTGCAATGCTCGAAAAGCGCAACCGCGTGCTGCCGATCGGGCTCATCGAGAAACAGCTTGTTGAAAACGGACGCGTCGGGAACGACGATCATTTTGCCGCGCGATGCCGCGAAGCGACGTAATCAGCCCGCTCACGCCGTATCTGCCGCAACACCTCGACGCTGTCACGTCCGCCGGCATCATAGGTCTTCATATCGCGCAGGGAGTCGAGCGCTCTCTGCTTCGCATCCCTCAGAAGCGCATCAGCGATGGCCTGTTCGACGAATTTCGAGCGTTTGCTGGGCGCAATCCGGTCTTCCAACTCGTCCTTGATAGAGCGGGAGAGGGTGAAAGCAGCACGTTCGCGATATTCCTGCATGTTGGATCTCCACAGCGGAGGACACATTATCATACACAATATTTATGCACAATTGTGCGCGCCTCTGACCCAGCGAAGCTGAACGCCGGGTGAACGGCCGGTTCAGCGCCGGTTCTGATGCGGTGTGGCTCTATTGGTCCCATGATCGCGCTGGACGGGCGCTGGTGGCTCGGGGCCCAAGATGCAGCATTACTATTTCGATATTTGCTGGGATGGCGAAACGCTGACCGACGACGAGGGCACCAGCCATTACGATGATGGTTCGGCGGTGTTCTATGCGGGCACGGTGGCGAACCGGCTGGCGCGGTGCGGCAAGCTTGAAGCGGTGCGCGTCAATGTGCGTGATGATCGCGGCCGGTTGCTGTCGATCGTCGTGCCGCGCGCCTGTCTCTCGCAGACGTCGCAGCAATCGCGGCTGAGGGCGATTGTCGAGCGGGATCGCGCGCGGCAGATGGCGATGGCCGGCTGAGCCGGTCTATTTCGCCAGACGCAGATGGCGGCCCGTGTCGATGCCGAATTGCAGGCTGGCGAGGCGGGCATAGATGCCGCCCTTGTCGACCAGGCTCTGATGCGTGCCTTCCTCGACCACCTGCCCCTGATCCATCACGAGAATGCGGTCGGCCTTCAGCACGGTGGCGAGCCTGTGGGCGATGACGATGGTCGTGCGATCCTGCATCAGCGCATCGAGTGCGGTCTGCACCAGTGTCTCGCTTTCGGCGTCGAGCGCGGAGGTTGCTTCGTCGAGCAGCAGGATCGGCGAGTTTCTCAGGATCGCGCGGGCAATGGCAATGCGCTGGCGCTGGCCGCCGGAGAGCATGATGCCGCGTTCGCCGACTTCCGTGTCATAGCCCTGGTCGAGCCTGAGGATGAACTCCTCGGCATGGGCCGCCCGCGCCGCTGCCTCCACCTCGGCACGGGCCGCGCCCGGCGCGCCGAAGGCGATATTCTCGTGGATCGAAGCGGCGAAGATCGTCACGTCCTGCGGCACGATGGCGATGCGGGCGCGGAGATCGGCGGGATCGGCCTGCCTGATATCGTCGCCGTCGATCAGCACGCGGCCGGAATCGGGATCGTAGTAGCGCAGGATCAGCGAGAAGATCGTGCTCTTGCCGGCGCCGGAGGAGCCGACGATCGCCACCCGCTCACCGGGATTGACCGTGAGGTTGAGGCCATCGAGCGCCGATGCACCCGGACGCGTCGGATAGGCAAAGCGCACCTGATCGAACTCGACCTTGCCGACCGGCGGCTTGGGCAGCGCCAGCGGATGTTCGGGGGCCGCGATGCCGGGCTTCTCGTTGAGCAACTCGATCAGCCGACCGGCGGCGCCCGAGGCCTGGCTGAGTTCGCTCCAGACCTCGGAGAGGGCAGCGAGCGAACCCGCCGAGATGATGGAGTAGATCAGGAACTGGCTGAGTGTGCCCGCCGTGATGGTGCCGGCCAGCACGCCCTGCGCGCCGAACCACAGCACCGCCACGACGCTGCCGAACACCATGGTGATGGCAAAGCCGGTGAGCCAGGCGCGCTGGCGCGTCGAGGCGCGCGCCGCCTGGAAGGCATTCTCGGCGGCTTCGGCGAAGCGGTCATTGGCCTGGCCGGTATTGTTGAACGCCTGCACGGTGCGGATGGCGCCGATGGCTTCCGAGGCATAGGCCGAGGCCTTGGCGAGCTTGTCCTGCGCCTCGCGCGCCCGCTTGCGGACGGAGCGGCCGAAGCCGACCAACGGGAAGACGATGAGCGGGATGGCGAGCAGCACCAGCGCGGAGAGTTTCGGGCTGGTATAGATCATCATGCCCATCGCCCCGAGACAGAGGATGGAATTGCGCAGCGCGAGCGAAGCGGAAGCACCGACGGCGGACTTGATCTGCACCGTGTCGGCAGTCAGCCGCGAGACGATCTCGCCGGTCTGGTTGACGTCGAAGAAATCAGGCGACAGCGAGGTGATATGTGAGAAGACATCGCGGCGGAGATCGGCGACGATCCGCTCGCCGAGTGTGATGACGAAAAAATAGCGCAGGGCAGAGGCGGCCGCCAGCACCACGGCCAGCCCCATCAGCATGCCGAAATAGGTATTGATGAAGTTGACATCTGAATGGGTGAAGCCATGGTCGATCATCCGCCGCACGGCGGTCGGCAGGATCAGCGTGGTGACGGCGGCCAGCAGCAGGAAGGCGAGCGCGCCCCCGGCCAGCGCCTTGTAGCGCAGGATATAGGGGAAGAGATGCGTGAGCGGCTTGAGTGTTCTCTCCGGTTTCGCGATTGTCTCTTCAGCCACCGGTTACACTCCATTTTTGCTGGTTCCGCAGCCGATTCTGGCGCGCCAGCCCTTGTTATCTCGAATTCCATCATGTATAGGCCTCGCCATCAAACGAAGCCGTGGTCTCGTGAGTGACTGCGGCTTCATTTATTCGTTTGGCTCCGGCGCCGCAAGCCATTGCGGCAAAAGACCACTGTACCTGGCAGGACATTGTCATGAGAGAGAAAATTCATCCCGACTATCACATGATCAAAGTGGTCATGACCGATGGCACCGAATACCAGACCCGTTCGACCTGGGGCACCGAAGGTCAGACCATGAACCTCGACATCGATTCCAAGTCGCATCCGGCCTGGACCGGCGGCAACCAGCAGCTCATGGACCGCGGCGGCCGCGTTTCCAAGTTCAACAAGCGCTTCGGCGGCCTTTCGATCTGATCTTTCAGGTGCGATTGGAATGTCAATGAGCCCGGCGCAAGCTGGGCTTTTTTGTTGGGCGCAATGTTGGGTGTTTGCCGGAATTTCACCCCTCACCAAGCGCACCCAGCGATCGGCTTCGCCTCTCGCGGGCTTGCTATCCTCTCCCACAAGGGGAGAGGTAAACTCGTGGCACCGCCCTGCTTCATGCGAAAGTTGAGGGCGTGGCACCCTACCTCTCCCCCTGTGGGAGAGGATACGAAGGCCGGGTGAGCATCGCGAACCCTTGGCCGAAGTTGGTGAGGGGTGAAACGCCGCAAACTCTGCTTTCCGTCTCAAAGCATACCTCCACGTTCACGCGAGCCGTTCCGCCCCGTGGTTTGACCATGCACATCCCCGATCCTCTTGCACTGGCATGAGGGATCGGCCGGGGCACGTCTCCGTGCCGAGTTATATGGCCGCTTTCGCGGCCGTTAAGACACGTTGCCGTGCCCCGTCAAACGGTGTCTCCATCCCCGAACTCGCCAGCACTGCCCCCGTTGTCCCGCAGCCTTTGAGGAGCCTTTGGGAACGATCATGTGCGCGCTACAGCGCACGTCCGGGGCGAAACTCGGCCTTTCGGCCGCCGTCCCCAGAGGACTGGCCCTTCTCGCGGACGCCCCGCATGGAGACTTACGTCGCTTCTCCATGAAGGTCACCGGTCCCGCCTCGCCCTGACGCCTCAAGGTGTAGCCGATGCGGAACGGGAGGGATTATGGCATGGGTTTGGGGATTTGGGAAGATGGACGAGGAATATTTTCCCATATTCTGTTTGAAGTGCTGAGATCAAACTCGCGTTTTATAAGCGTGACTGGTTGCAACTCGAAAACCGGAACGATCTATTCCGGAGGCGATGGAGGCTGGGCATGCGCTTTGTCCAAACGCAGTCTTGCCGACTTAGAACGAGGCGGAGGTGGTGAGCCGAGCCTATCTTGCGATGTCTGCGTCATCTTGCAATCGGAACCGAGAAGATGTGTAGCTATTATAAGAGATAGACGAGCGGCTTTATTGCGCATTTCCGAGATTTTCGCAGTAGGGCTTGCCACGCTGTTTTTGACTCTCATTGCTACGGCCGTTTGGTCAATATCGTCGTGCTCAAAGTGATTTAGTGTAAAGATTTGACGCTGTGTCCCGTCGTTGAGATTCAAGGTGGTATTGTATCCGTACACGGCATGCAGCAGGTCATTTCTGCCGCGTATAAAATCACAAAGCTCCTCGAAAAAATGTTCTGCCCACGGCAGGGAGAGGCTAGGTAGCACATGACGGTAGTGATAGAGTAGGTTCAACCAAATTTCAGCATTTGCTGTTAAGTTCGTGGAACCTAAGATCAATTGCGAAGTCTCCATACCAAGAGCAGTTGCTCGGGAAAGAGATACTTGCATGAGATATTCAATCTGACCTTGAATTGCGCAAATTTCTCCGATCGCTTTTAGGTCGTCATCCGTTAGAGGGATCGGAAAAGCCGAATCAAAGTAATCAATAGAGTCGCGCATGAGTGAACACCTACAACAAATGGAAAACAAAGGCGACAATATCTTGCGGCGCATCCTCAGCGCTCCGCTTGATGAAAACCCCTCCCAATCCGAAGCCTGGGGAGAGTCAGAAGGCGTGAGCCCAATGCGAAGAATTCGTAAGTGTATAGCCGACGTGTTCCTGATTTGTGCTTTGCATGCAGGAAAGATCACCGTTTCTTACGAAACACCGCCGTTTCACGCCTCGTAAGCCGCTACCCTCAAATAAAATCACCGGCATCGATATCCTTCGGCTTGATGCCGATCAGCAAAATCTCGTCGCCCGCGACTGTGACGAGCGCATTTCTGCCCGACCTTTCGATAGCGAAGGCCGTGCCATTGATGTCGATGAAATCCTGTTTGCCGATGCCAGCGCGGCGTCGAAATCCAGGATCGTGTTGTCGTCCGTCGCCGTGCAGACGAATGTGTCGAAGCCCGCGCCACCCGTGAGCACGTTCCCCGCCGCCGGGAACCTCCCCGGACGACGAACGTTCCACCCCTCTATCCAACAACCACAGGAGGAATGTCATGAATGTTCATGCTATGCCGACCACGGACGAGATCGTGGCGCTCGAGAAATCCTATTGGGATGCGATGAAATCGAAGGACGGAAAGAAGACGGCCAAGCTTTCCGGCAAATCCGCGCTCGTCACCGGCGCCCAGGGCGTGATGCGGATCGGGAAGGACAAGATGCGGGAGATGACCGAAGAGGGCAAGTGGACGCTCGAATCCTATGCCTTCGATGATGTGGAAGTCTCGACGCCGTCGCCCGATGTCGCGCTGATTGCCTATACCGTGAGCCAGAATGTGACGATGGACGGCAAGCCTAAGAAGATGCGGGCGGCCGACAGTTCGGTGTGGATCCGCGGATCAAACGGCTGGGAATGCCATGCGCATAGCGAGACTGTGCTGAATTAAAGCCGACCGCTGACTCCTCTTCTCCCCTTGGGGAGAAGTGCCGAGCGTATGCGAGGCGATGAGGGGTTTTAACCTGTGAAAACCCCTCATCCGGCCTTCGGCCACCTTCTCCCCAAGGGGAGAAGAGGGAGCGAGCGGCTCGCTTCGTCACACCATACTCAGCGCATCAAGACGCCTTGGCTTCGAAGGCGGGGGCGAAATCGCCGAGTGCTTTCGCCTTGTCGATCATGACGCCGATATCCTGCTCGACGATTGTCTCGAGGTCGGCGAAACTGTCGATGACATAATAGATCGGCTGGACGATATCGATGCGGTAGGGGGTTCTCAACACGCTCATCAGATCGAACGGGCGGAATTCGCATTCCGTGCCCGACATGGCGGCCTTGGCTTCGCTCGGCGACGAGACGATGCCGGCGCCGAAACAGCGGCGGCCCTCACGCGTATTGATCAGGCCGAATTCGACCGTGAACCAGAAGATCCGGAACAGGTGCCAGGAATAACCCTTGCCGAGCTTCACGGCCGCCTCGCCGAAACGCCGGACGAAATTGGCATAGCTCTGGTTGGTCAGCAGCGGGCAGTGGCCGAAGACCTCGTGGAAGAGGTCCGGCTCCTCGATGTAATCGATATGTTCGCGGCGGCGCAGGAAGGTCGCGAGCGGGAACTTGCCCTGCGACAAGAGCTCATAGAAGCGCGAGGGCGGGATGAGCGCCGGCACGCCTTCGACGCCGAAGCCGGTGGTCTCATTGAGGCGCCGATCGACATCGAGAAGCTGGGGCACCTTGTCGGGCCTCAGGCCGAGCGTCTTGACGCCATCGAGATATTCCTCCGCCGCCATGCCAGCCAGGAGCTTCATCTGGCGCGCGTAGAGTTCGCCCCAGATCGCGTCTTCCTCGGGCGCATAGGCATAGTAGCCATCTGGGCCGGGCAGTTTGGCGGTGTAGCTGCTTTCCTTGGGCATGGGGGATCCTCGCGCATAGTGCAAATTTCTGGCAATTATGCGCCACATCGAGCGGATTTTCTTTTCTTTCGTGCTGGATTTCGGCATGATGGTGGGAAATTATCTCAAGTACGGCGATAATCATGAAAGAAACTGGGATTGCTGATCGGAAGCTGCTGCAACTCGTCCAGGGCGATGCCAGCCTGTCGCTGGCGGAACTCGCGGAGCGGGCCGGGATGTCGCAGAGTTCGGCCTGGCGCAAGATCCAGGAGATGGAAGCCGACGGCGTCATCCGCAAGCGCGTGACGCTGCTCGACCCGCGAAAGCTCGATCTCAAGCTCTGCGTGATTGCGCATGTGACGCTGGATGACCACCACGAGGAGGCGGTGGCGTCCTTCGCCGCGGTGGTCGCGGAACGGCCGGAGATCATGGAATGCTACGCGCTGTCGGGCACATTCGACTACATGCTCAAGATCCGCGCGACGGATGTGGAGAGCTACGACGCCTTCATGACGCGCTACCTGATGCGCAACCCGCATGTCCGCACGGTCGTGTCGAGCTTCGTGCTCAGGGAACTCAAATTCTCGACGGAGTTGCCGATCTAGCGGGCGATACATAAATAGGAGGGAATTCGCGCAATCTCCATCTATTCATGATGGCCGGTCAGCAATGAAGCGACACGATTTCGACGACCTCGCAGCCTTCGTGATTGTCGCGGAGGAGCGCAGCTTTACCCGCGCGGCGGCCCGGCTGGGCATTTCGTCGTCGGGGCTCAGCCATATGATGCGGCACTTGGAGGAGCGGCTGGGCGTCAGGCTGCTATCACGCACGACCCGCAGCGTGGCGACGACCGAAGCGGGCGAACGGCTGTTGCTGACGCTCAGGCCAGCCTTCGAGGACATCAATCGCGGGCTGCAAACGCTTGGAGAGTTGCGCGAGAAGCCCTCAGGCACCCTGCGAATAACGGCGGGCAAGCATGCGGCGACCTCGCTGCTGACGCCGATCCTGCCGGATTTTCGTCGTGATTATCCGGATGTCAGGGTCGAACTGATCGTCGACGACCGTCTCGATGATGTCGTGGCGTCGCGCTTCGATGCCGGCATCCGCTTCGGCGAGCGGATCGACAAGGACATGATCAGCGTCCGGATCGGACCGGATATATGCGCGGCGGTGGTCGCGGCGCCATCCTATTTCGCGCAACGCCCGAAGCCGCTGACATTGAAGGATCTCACCGACCACGACTGCGTCAATTATCATCTCGGAACGGCGGGCGCGTCCTATGCATGGGAGTTCGAGGAGGACGGCCGCGAGGTGGAGGTCAGGGTGAGCGGCAGCCTAGTCCTCAACGATGGCGAGATGATGCTGTCGGCCGCGCTTGCGGGCATGGGCCTGGTCTATACGTTCGAGGATATCGTCGCGGAGCACCTCGCGAGCGGACGGCTGGTGCGGGTGCTGCAGGACTACTGCAAGCCGTTTGCCGGCTATTACATCTATTATCCCAGCCGGCGGCAGATGCCGCCGGCGCTTTCCGTGTTCATCGAGGCGTTGCGCGCGAACCTGCGCAGGATCGAGGCTCAGGCGGCCTGAAGGGCCATGTCGATCACGAAACGGTAGCGCACGTCGCCGCGTTCGAGCCGGTCGAAGGCCGTGGCGATATCGGCCATGGCGATCATCTCGCACTCAGGCAGGATGTTCTTGCGGGCGCAGAAATCAAGCATCTCCTGCGTCTGCCTGATGCCGCCGCTCGGCGTGCCGGCAATCCTGCGGCGGCCGCTGATCAGGGGCAGGTTGTTGAATTTCGGCGTATCGACCAGCGATCCGGCGATGACCAACGTGCCATCGACATCGAGAAGATTAATATAGGGGCCGAGATCGTGCTCGTAGGGAACGGTGTCGATGATGACATCGAAGGCGAAGGCCGAGGCTGCCATCTGCTCCTCGGAGGTCGAGAGCAGCACGGCGTTGGCGCCGAGTTCGTGCGCGGTGTCCACCTTGCCCTCGGAGCGGGTGATCACCGTGACATGGGCGCCGAGCGCCGACGCGAACTTGACCGCCAGATGACCGAGCCCGCCGAGGCCGATCACGCCGACATTGCTGCCAGGGCCGACATTCCAGGTCCGCAGCGGCGAATAGGTGGTGATGCCGGCGCAGAGCAGCGGCGCGGCACGCGCGAGGTCGAGGCCATCGGGTACACGCAGGACAAAGTCCTCGCGGGCAATGATGTGGTCGGCATAGCCGCCATGGGTGATCTCGCCGGTCACCCGGTCCTGGCCGTTGTAGGTGATGGTGACGCCCTTGCGGCACATCTGCTCCTCGTTGCGACGGCACTGGTCGCACTGCATGCAGCTATCGACGATGGTGCCGATGGCGACGGCGTCGCCGGCCTTGAAGCGCGAGACGGCGCTGCCGATGGCCGAGACCCGGCCGACGATTTCATGGCCGGGAACCAGCGGATAGACCGAGAAACCCCAGTCGTTGCGGGCCATGTGCAGGTCGGTATGGCAGACGCCACAATAGAGGATATCGATTGCGACATCATCGGCGCGCAATTCGCGGCGCTCGAAGGAGAAGGGTTGCAACGGCGTGTTGGCATCGGTTGCGGCATATGCGGAGGTTTTCAATGGCTCATCCCCATGGCTAAGGCGGTTGGAAATCCGTGGCGCGCGGCTGGTGGCGCACCGGGGCGGATATAGTCGCTCGGGGATGCAGGGATTAGCGGCGCGTCGCGGGATGCGCTTGTGAGCGCAGCTCAGCAATCGGCGGAGATGCGCTCAAGCAGCCTTTGGCGGTGTGCCATAGGCCTGGACGATCTCTTCGGCGACAAGCTGTTGCAGGCGCCAGAGGTTGCGATCCCTGATCCCGAGCGCCTCGAGATGCGAAACGGTGTTGTAGAGATATTCCGCGCAGGAACCGGCATAGCCGCAGGCCCGTGCCAGCACAAAGGCCACCCGTTCCAGCGGCAGCTTCAGCGAAATGCCGTCGCCGTGCTTCGGACCGGCCCAGAAGACCAGCGCGCGCACCTTGCCCGCCTCGGTCCGCACATGGACCCAGCGCACCATGTCAAGGTCTTCCTGGAAGATGATCTCCCTGCGCACCATCTTGATGAGGTCATCCAGGCGGGTGTCGTCGGGCAGGCGGAAGGCGACGCCGTCGCAGCGGCCGCCTCGGTCCAGTGCCATCATCAGGCCGGGTTGCCCGGGCGTTCCGCGCCAGGCCGTCAGTTCCATGCAGAAGGACCGGTGCCAGCCGATCGCCGTTGCCCGCCGGTCTTCCACATGCTCGAAGGTCGGCTTCCAGATCAACGAGCCATAGGCGAACACCCACAAGGGCTCTTCGCCGCATTCCGCGAACAGGCGCTGCGCGATGGCGTCCTGCTCGGCCTCGGTGAGCGGTATCCAGTCATTGCCATAACCGAGATTTTCCACCTTGCGAAAGCAAAGGGCAACCAGGTCCGGGGTGAGGGACATTTTACGCGGGTGGGGCATCGGGGATCTGATCCGTGCGAATGAAGTCGGATCATCGGGGGTCTTGCGGAGGACGTCAATTCGTTATGCCGGGAAATCAACGCCGCGACGGTTCCTTTCTCCCGAGCGCCGGCGTTCAACTTGATCTCTCGATGCTGATTCAGATAGGCGTTTGCGCCACTCTGCGCTAGAATGCCCGACCGTTGGTATCCCCGGGCTCCGGGGAGCGTATCGTTGTGGCAAGCCGATGAAACAGAGACTGGCCGCAGTCCTGGCAGCCGACATGGTCGGCTATAGCCGGTTGATGGAAGGCGACGAAGCGG
This genomic interval carries:
- a CDS encoding tetratricopeptide repeat protein, with amino-acid sequence MQRVRGWISAILGGVIVMAAAPVLHAENTPSASEIARKKLDGDIESGKLQKGERLPPAGLTTEQIIFSSPENINKQEQPSEGLTLLERMGKGLPDLPPEKTFTGKLDDAYGAFQRGLYLSALNIALPKAQLGDAASQTLVAELLNNGLGVRRNPSDAVFWYDQAAKAGDPNAQYKYALMLLEGKVVKQDRKAADAMMRKAAEGGSREAQFNIAQIMVAAEPGEPGLKKALPYYEKAAAQGVPDAQYAVSQLYWQMDLPREKRMEARSWLLKAALAGFDTAQYDMAVWLINGIGGERNLEEGFRWMSIAANRGHVVAQNKLAKLYINAIGTRPDPVEATKWYVISRKAGLADLELEDFFLGIDETTQKEGIDRADDFLAQKS
- a CDS encoding inositol monophosphatase family protein → MARSALLNVMVQAALKAGKSLSRDFGEVQNLQVSLKGPGNYVTQADRRAERIVKEELLKARPTYGFLGEESEEIKGTDGAHRWIVDPLDGTTNFLHGIPLFGTSIALERSGEIVAGVIYNPATDDLYTAEKGGGAFVNDRRLRVSARKKLSDCVIGCGVPHLGGGQHGRFLVQLRHVMGDAAGIRSMGAAAIDLAYVAAGRLDGFWQEGLSPWDIAAGIILIREAGGFISGMNGETDFLEGGSVIAGNEHIHKALIDVANRPIPKA
- a CDS encoding type II toxin-antitoxin system VapC family toxin, with amino-acid sequence MIVVPDASVFNKLFLDEPDRQHAVALFEHCSEAEIDLVAPDILRYEVMSVAMRFGIPFAFVYHILDIQRSAGLRLLEPSLKVLQRAETIATSGHEKSGYPDLHDSIYHALALELNGIFVTADHRHFAKAKAFGAMTLLEDWRDALGLTQR
- a CDS encoding DUF6894 family protein — encoded protein: MQHYYFDICWDGETLTDDEGTSHYDDGSAVFYAGTVANRLARCGKLEAVRVNVRDDRGRLLSIVVPRACLSQTSQQSRLRAIVERDRARQMAMAG
- a CDS encoding ABC transporter transmembrane domain-containing protein — translated: MAEETIAKPERTLKPLTHLFPYILRYKALAGGALAFLLLAAVTTLILPTAVRRMIDHGFTHSDVNFINTYFGMLMGLAVVLAAASALRYFFVITLGERIVADLRRDVFSHITSLSPDFFDVNQTGEIVSRLTADTVQIKSAVGASASLALRNSILCLGAMGMMIYTSPKLSALVLLAIPLIVFPLVGFGRSVRKRAREAQDKLAKASAYASEAIGAIRTVQAFNNTGQANDRFAEAAENAFQAARASTRQRAWLTGFAITMVFGSVVAVLWFGAQGVLAGTITAGTLSQFLIYSIISAGSLAALSEVWSELSQASGAAGRLIELLNEKPGIAAPEHPLALPKPPVGKVEFDQVRFAYPTRPGASALDGLNLTVNPGERVAIVGSSGAGKSTIFSLILRYYDPDSGRVLIDGDDIRQADPADLRARIAIVPQDVTIFAASIHENIAFGAPGAARAEVEAAARAAHAEEFILRLDQGYDTEVGERGIMLSGGQRQRIAIARAILRNSPILLLDEATSALDAESETLVQTALDALMQDRTTIVIAHRLATVLKADRILVMDQGQVVEEGTHQSLVDKGGIYARLASLQFGIDTGRHLRLAK
- the rpmE gene encoding 50S ribosomal protein L31, whose protein sequence is MREKIHPDYHMIKVVMTDGTEYQTRSTWGTEGQTMNLDIDSKSHPAWTGGNQQLMDRGGRVSKFNKRFGGLSI
- a CDS encoding nuclear transport factor 2 family protein; the protein is MNVHAMPTTDEIVALEKSYWDAMKSKDGKKTAKLSGKSALVTGAQGVMRIGKDKMREMTEEGKWTLESYAFDDVEVSTPSPDVALIAYTVSQNVTMDGKPKKMRAADSSVWIRGSNGWECHAHSETVLN
- a CDS encoding phenylalanine 4-monooxygenase, which produces MPKESSYTAKLPGPDGYYAYAPEEDAIWGELYARQMKLLAGMAAEEYLDGVKTLGLRPDKVPQLLDVDRRLNETTGFGVEGVPALIPPSRFYELLSQGKFPLATFLRRREHIDYIEEPDLFHEVFGHCPLLTNQSYANFVRRFGEAAVKLGKGYSWHLFRIFWFTVEFGLINTREGRRCFGAGIVSSPSEAKAAMSGTECEFRPFDLMSVLRTPYRIDIVQPIYYVIDSFADLETIVEQDIGVMIDKAKALGDFAPAFEAKAS
- a CDS encoding Lrp/AsnC family transcriptional regulator — encoded protein: MKETGIADRKLLQLVQGDASLSLAELAERAGMSQSSAWRKIQEMEADGVIRKRVTLLDPRKLDLKLCVIAHVTLDDHHEEAVASFAAVVAERPEIMECYALSGTFDYMLKIRATDVESYDAFMTRYLMRNPHVRTVVSSFVLRELKFSTELPI
- a CDS encoding LysR family transcriptional regulator gives rise to the protein MKRHDFDDLAAFVIVAEERSFTRAAARLGISSSGLSHMMRHLEERLGVRLLSRTTRSVATTEAGERLLLTLRPAFEDINRGLQTLGELREKPSGTLRITAGKHAATSLLTPILPDFRRDYPDVRVELIVDDRLDDVVASRFDAGIRFGERIDKDMISVRIGPDICAAVVAAPSYFAQRPKPLTLKDLTDHDCVNYHLGTAGASYAWEFEEDGREVEVRVSGSLVLNDGEMMLSAALAGMGLVYTFEDIVAEHLASGRLVRVLQDYCKPFAGYYIYYPSRRQMPPALSVFIEALRANLRRIEAQAA